One Periophthalmus magnuspinnatus isolate fPerMag1 chromosome 8, fPerMag1.2.pri, whole genome shotgun sequence genomic window carries:
- the LOC117374846 gene encoding ethanolamine-phosphate cytidylyltransferase-like, with product MIKNGHHQHPVSTATGKDAGTTPAAAACSPEKRRRKIRVWCDGCYDMVHYGHSNQLRQAKAMGDYLIVGVHTDSEIAKHKGPPVFTQEERYKMVRAIKWVDEVVEGAPYVTTLETLDKFNCDFCVHGDDITLTVDGKDTYEEVKKSGRYRECKRTQGVSTTDLVGRMLLMTKAHHSNIDSSNYQQHTDNFGKGSNAHKGHSPWTGVSQFLQTSQKIIQFASGQEPQPGDTIIYVAGAFDLFHIGHVDFLEAVHKLSDKPYIIVGLHFDQEVNRYKGKNYPIMNIHERTLSVLACRYVSEVVIGAPFAVTKDLLDHFKVDVVCHGKTQIYPAKDGSDPYAEPRRIGILRTVDSGNSLTTDAIVQRIIKNRLLFEARNQKKEAKEIAVIQAMKRQEEEKSKRQSPDCQVKISVNPSPKNTSI from the exons ATGATTAAAAACGGCCATCACCAGCATCCAGTAAGCACGGCAACAGGGAAAGACGCAGGCACGACCCCCGCTGCAGCAGCATGCAGCCCCGAGAAGAGGAGACGGAAGATCCGAGTATGGTGCGATGGCTG ttatgaTATGGTACACTATGGCCACTCTAACCAGCTGCGACAGGCCAAAGCTATGGGAGATTACCTCATTGTTGGAGTGCACACTGACA GTGAAATTGCAAAGCACAAAGGCCCACCAGTATTCACTCAGGAAGAACGGTACAAGATGGTGCGGGCAATAAAATGGGTGGATGAGGTGGTAGAGGGAGCACCTTATGTCACAACTCTGGAGACACTTGACAAATTCAACTGTGACTTCTGTGTACATGGGG ATGATATAACATTGACAGTAGATGGAAAAGACACATATGAAGAGGTGAAGAAGTCTGGGCGGTACAG GGAGTGTAAGCGAACACAGGGGGTTTCCACTACAGACCTGGTGGGCAGAATGCTGCTTATGACCAAAGCGCATCACAGCAACATA GATAGCTCAAATTACCAACAGCACACAGACAATTTTGGGAAA GGGTCTAATGCCCATAAGGGCCACAGTCCTTGGACAGGAGTGTCACAGTTCCTCCAGACCTCACAGAAGATCATCCAGTTTGCTTCAGGACAAGAACCTCAACCTGGAGACACAATAATTTATGTAGCAGGAGCCTTTGACCTATTCC ACATTGGGCATGTTGATTTTCTGGAAGCAGTGCATAAACTCTCAGACAAGCCATACATTATAGTGGGATTACATTTTGATCAA GAAGTTAATCGGTACAAAGGCAAAAACTACCCCATTATGAATATCCACGAGAGAACACTCAGCGTCCTGGCATGTCGA tatgtatcagaAGTTGTGATTGGTGCCCCATTTGCTGTCACAAAAGATTTACTTGATCATTTTAAG GTGGATGTAGTTTGTCACGGAAAGACTCAAATATATCCCGCCAAAGATGGCTCTGATCCTTATGCT GAACCTAGAAGAATAGGAATCTTACGCACAGTGGATAGTGGGAACAGCCTCACAACTGATGCGATTGTGCAGAGAATAATCAAAAATag GTTGCTGTTTGAAGCCAGAAACCAGAAGAAAGAAGCCAAAGAGATTGCAGTCATTCAGGCCATGAAACgacaagaggaggaaaagagtaAAAGGCAGAGCCCAGACTGTCAAGTCAAAATAAGTGTCAACCCATCCCCGAAAAACACATCTATTTGA